One genomic segment of Ictalurus punctatus breed USDA103 chromosome 12, Coco_2.0, whole genome shotgun sequence includes these proteins:
- the LOC108272876 gene encoding uncharacterized protein LOC108272876 — protein MKTTTTNTTNITTTTTNTTISNTISTTTNTNTTISNTISTTTNTTISNTISTNTISTISNTISTTTNTNTITTNNTTTISNTISTNTTISNIISTTTNTITTISTTISTTTITNTTNTTISNTISTTTISTTNNTNTITTNNTTTISNTISTTNTTISNTISTTTNTITTNTISNTTISTNTNTTISTTTITNTTISNTTISTTTNTKTITTTNTTISNTNSTISTNTNTISTTTISTISTTTTTISTTTNTITTNNTTTNTNTTISTTTNTNTTISTTTNTNTISTTTITNITIITTNTTTNNNTTIPTTNNNTITTNTISSTTTNTTISNTISHKAHKAKQYSADNNTNTIQTQLNKS, from the coding sequence ATGAAAAcaaccaccaccaacaccaccaacatcaccaccaccaccaccaacaccaccatctccaacaccatctccaccaccaccaacaccaacaccaccatctccaacaccatctccaccaccaccaacaccaccatctccaacaccatctccaccaacaccatctccaccatctccaacaccatctccaccaccaccaacaccaacaccatcaccaccaacaacaccaccaccatctccaacaccatctccaccaacaccaccatctCCAACAtcatctccaccaccaccaacaccatcaccaccatctccaccaccatctccaccaccaccatcaccaacaccaccaacaccaccatctccaacaccatctccaccaccaccatctccaccaccaacaacaccaacaccatcactaccaacaacaccaccaccatctccaacaccatctccaccaccaacaccaccatctccaacaccatctccaccaccaccaacaccatcaccaccaacaccatctccaacaccaccatctccaccaacaccaacaccaccatctccaccaccaccatcaccaacaccaccatctccaacaccaccatctccaccaccaccaacaccaaaaccatcaccaccaccaacaccaccatctCCAACACCAACTCCACCATctccaccaacaccaacaccatctccaccaccaccatctccaccatctccaccaccaccaccaccatctccaccaccaccaacaccatcaccaccaacaacaccaccaccaacaccaacaccaccatctccaccaccaccaacaccaacaccaccatctccaccaccaccaacaccaacaccatctccaccaccaccatcaccaacatcaccatcatcaccaccaacaccaccaccaacaacaacactaccatccccaccaccaacaacaacaccatcaccaccaacaccatcagcagcaccaccaccaacaccaccatctCCAACACCATCTCGCATAAAGCGCATAAAGCAAAACAATACAGCGCAGATAACAATACAAACACAATACAAACTCAACTAAACAAGTCGTAA